One window of the Paenibacillus beijingensis genome contains the following:
- a CDS encoding helix-turn-helix transcriptional regulator translates to MIEERFEELESTWLVGRRREVLDFMQLLRDSSRRKKIVNVYGTAGIGKSSLLDEFQRQSRAAGAFALSVDSEGFVKTPRSLCENILTLLPSRSGEALDPSDIPMACLQELNHLSSERPVVLIIDVYEQMESMDQWLRDYFLKSLDKNVLTVIAGRYPLGETWYLSPVWRPLIVRMPLSELDYAAVARFAENTYITDEETVQRIWRYSKGHPLTLSLLAFLFSQPDYKDKAEHPGGDDSLPFLISQWLREVPGEHLRPFVEAACVLRHFNQESLSFVMERDITASEFYQLIRFSFIRKVDRGWTVHSLMRDAVNRELLSRTPQLYEKIRVRALQFYYGRLTDKGKRTTDPREAVELMYYIGDSLIRAFMNWFELTSRHYETAGVRNREELEAYAARKIANAKDTRIELYDPHTNGHFNFILSAQETCYTVRKLDFGALFSLGYDVVRVMRDAAGDIIGFAVIIPINRVTLPYLKLAPRSSAYFSHLSPQMNERLSVPPHTRAGWFIETIDTADFADASQQTAIGHLLHSLIFTGELIVESPAPILYFIEAHKSLGFEAAPGGRHCNYDGVTPTDTFVLDLQNEQAVSYIERMLALTGQRQLVEQEQEWAPQPQTAPVSPEEKPYDRIMERMDITPREKEVAKLLERGHTNGEIAATLYISEVTVKKHIKSMFTKLDAANRTQLLKKLLD, encoded by the coding sequence ATGATCGAGGAACGGTTCGAAGAATTGGAAAGCACTTGGTTAGTAGGGCGGAGGCGGGAAGTCCTCGATTTTATGCAGCTGCTCCGGGATTCCTCCAGGCGCAAAAAAATCGTCAATGTTTACGGGACCGCCGGCATTGGAAAAAGCTCTCTACTCGATGAATTTCAGCGGCAGTCTAGGGCTGCAGGAGCTTTCGCCCTGTCGGTGGACAGCGAAGGCTTTGTCAAAACGCCCCGGTCGTTATGCGAAAACATTCTAACCCTGCTGCCTTCCCGCAGCGGCGAAGCCTTGGACCCATCGGACATTCCCATGGCATGTCTGCAGGAGCTGAATCATTTGTCGTCGGAGCGGCCGGTCGTGCTCATTATCGATGTGTATGAGCAAATGGAAAGCATGGACCAATGGCTTCGGGATTATTTCCTGAAGAGCCTGGACAAAAACGTCCTCACCGTTATTGCCGGCAGATATCCACTGGGCGAAACGTGGTACCTTTCCCCCGTCTGGAGGCCGCTTATTGTGCGCATGCCCTTATCGGAACTGGATTATGCGGCTGTCGCCCGCTTTGCCGAAAATACATATATCACCGACGAAGAAACCGTTCAGCGGATTTGGCGCTATTCCAAGGGACACCCTTTGACGCTATCCTTGCTCGCCTTCCTGTTCAGCCAGCCCGACTACAAGGACAAGGCCGAGCATCCGGGCGGCGACGATTCGCTTCCCTTTCTCATCAGCCAGTGGCTTCGCGAGGTTCCGGGAGAACATCTGCGGCCTTTTGTCGAAGCGGCCTGCGTTTTGCGTCACTTCAATCAGGAGAGCTTGTCCTTCGTCATGGAACGGGACATTACAGCCTCGGAATTCTATCAGCTGATCCGGTTCTCGTTCATCCGGAAGGTAGACCGCGGATGGACGGTACATAGTTTAATGAGAGATGCGGTCAACCGCGAGCTTCTGTCCCGAACACCGCAGCTGTATGAAAAAATCCGGGTCAGGGCGCTGCAGTTTTATTACGGGCGATTGACCGATAAGGGCAAGCGGACGACCGATCCGCGGGAAGCGGTCGAGCTTATGTATTACATCGGGGATTCCCTGATCCGCGCATTTATGAACTGGTTTGAGCTCACGTCAAGACATTACGAAACGGCCGGCGTCCGCAACCGGGAAGAACTGGAAGCCTACGCTGCCCGAAAAATAGCGAATGCCAAGGATACCCGTATTGAGCTGTATGACCCGCATACGAACGGCCACTTCAACTTCATCCTTTCGGCGCAGGAGACGTGTTACACGGTACGAAAGCTGGATTTTGGGGCGCTCTTCTCGCTTGGCTATGACGTCGTGCGGGTCATGAGGGATGCGGCCGGCGACATTATCGGATTTGCCGTCATCATTCCGATCAACCGCGTTACTCTGCCTTATTTGAAGCTGGCCCCCCGTTCTTCGGCTTATTTCAGCCATTTGTCGCCGCAAATGAACGAGCGGCTGTCGGTTCCCCCGCACACGCGCGCCGGGTGGTTTATCGAAACGATCGACACGGCCGATTTTGCGGATGCGTCCCAGCAGACAGCGATCGGACATTTGCTGCATTCGTTGATTTTTACGGGGGAATTGATCGTTGAATCTCCTGCGCCGATTCTGTATTTTATAGAAGCTCACAAGAGCCTTGGCTTCGAAGCGGCCCCCGGCGGCAGGCATTGTAATTATGACGGCGTAACGCCGACGGATACATTTGTGCTCGATCTGCAGAACGAGCAGGCGGTGAGCTATATCGAACGGATGCTTGCCCTTACAGGACAGCGGCAGCTGGTGGAACAAGAGCAAGAATGGGCACCTCAGCCGCAGACTGCACCCGTTTCGCCGGAGGAGAAGCCCTATGACCGGATCATGGAACGAATGGACATCACGCCCCGGGAAAAAGAAGTTGCGAAGCTGCTGGAGAGAGGCCATACGAACGGAGAAATCGCGGCCACCTTATATATAAGCGAAGTTACCGTGAAAAAGCATATCAAATCGATGTTCACCAAGCTG
- a CDS encoding VOC family protein, which produces MTSRFRLGSTAVYARDRKRLVAFYQTIFDMKLLASNADPEVSQLAFDTDGSSYDLSIVGNPNAVQIVFHAVSLLELKGLWERFKSSGIPARGVYVQREGISIRIPDPEGNQILILWPQNLHDDEGVVDWTKINDDEMVMWIHENRKRMPKGGQV; this is translated from the coding sequence ATGACAAGTCGGTTTCGGCTCGGAAGCACGGCGGTCTACGCCCGCGACAGAAAGCGGCTGGTTGCGTTCTATCAAACGATCTTCGATATGAAGCTATTGGCTTCTAATGCGGATCCGGAGGTATCGCAGCTTGCTTTTGACACGGACGGCAGCAGTTACGATTTAAGCATCGTCGGAAATCCTAATGCGGTGCAGATTGTGTTCCACGCCGTTTCACTGCTTGAACTGAAGGGGCTTTGGGAGAGGTTCAAATCCAGCGGTATCCCTGCCCGGGGAGTATATGTTCAGCGTGAAGGGATATCGATTCGAATCCCCGACCCGGAAGGCAATCAGATTTTGATCCTATGGCCGCAAAATTTGCACGATGATGAAGGCGTCGTGGATTGGACAAAAATCAACGATGATGAAATGGTGATGTGGATTCATGAAAATAGGAAGAGGATGCCGAAAGGCGGGCAGGTATAA